One Methanocaldococcus infernus ME DNA segment encodes these proteins:
- a CDS encoding methanogenesis marker 16 metalloprotein has protein sequence MLIVTVDEFKKMIRNNDERIEEVDIVTTGTCGIMSGTLGIFHIPFNEIFKRAEKIFLDNIEGKVGVCPNEYLGKVDALFYGEVGFLFKRLVRGEELEAKAIADGKVYRNIVNIDELPTAKMLGTRMAFKNYMAFTNLGEPVKTIFHRFELKRGEATFSGCGEINPLENMVIKSEKDIIGKKALLNGAEALILGFGTRSSLERPNIMISADMKEMDSYYLGGFYTSGGIEIYNTVAIAVDVREHREALMKLDKDIALPLVNIFGREIIDKGKYSEVWEDVDLRPKVHVERCKNCKSCVSEISCPTEAIKRENGKIKISEDCFGCGVCKICPYNVFEIKLGSICGIPIVCRQSDRKRALDLAKELKRRLKDETKENRDY, from the coding sequence TTGTTAATAGTTACTGTTGATGAATTTAAAAAGATGATAAGGAACAATGATGAGAGAATAGAGGAGGTTGATATAGTTACAACAGGAACCTGTGGCATCATGTCAGGAACTTTAGGAATCTTTCACATCCCTTTCAATGAGATTTTTAAAAGAGCTGAAAAGATATTTTTAGACAACATTGAGGGAAAAGTTGGAGTTTGTCCTAATGAATATCTTGGAAAGGTTGATGCTCTATTTTATGGAGAGGTTGGCTTTCTATTTAAAAGATTGGTGAGAGGGGAAGAATTAGAGGCTAAAGCCATAGCTGATGGGAAAGTTTATAGAAATATTGTAAACATAGATGAGCTTCCAACAGCTAAGATGTTAGGGACAAGGATGGCATTTAAGAATTATATGGCATTCACAAACTTAGGGGAGCCAGTAAAGACAATATTCCACAGATTTGAGCTAAAAAGAGGAGAAGCTACTTTCTCAGGATGTGGAGAAATTAATCCCTTAGAAAATATGGTTATTAAAAGTGAGAAAGATATTATAGGGAAGAAAGCTTTATTAAATGGTGCTGAAGCTTTAATCTTAGGGTTTGGAACAAGATCAAGCTTAGAGAGGCCAAATATAATGATCTCAGCTGATATGAAGGAGATGGACAGTTATTATTTAGGGGGCTTTTACACTTCAGGAGGAATTGAGATTTATAATACTGTAGCTATAGCTGTTGATGTTAGAGAGCATAGAGAGGCTTTGATGAAGTTAGATAAAGATATAGCCCTTCCTCTGGTTAATATCTTTGGAAGGGAAATAATTGATAAGGGAAAGTATAGTGAGGTTTGGGAAGATGTTGATCTAAGACCAAAGGTTCATGTTGAGAGATGTAAGAATTGTAAAAGTTGTGTCTCTGAAATCTCATGTCCTACTGAAGCCATAAAAAGAGAGAATGGCAAAATAAAAATTTCAGAAGATTGCTTTGGCTGTGGAGTTTGTAAAATATGCCCATATAATGTTTTTGAAATAAAGCTTGGCTCTATCTGTGGAATCCCTATAGTTTGTAGGCAATCTGACAGAAAAAGAGCTTTAGACTTAGCTAAAGAATTAAAGAGGAGACTAAAAGATGAGACCAAAGAGAATAGAGATTATTAA
- the rnz gene encoding ribonuclease Z has product MLEITFLGTGAAIPSKRRNHMGIALKFNGDIYLLDCGENIQRQFLYTNLSPMKIKAIFITHLHGDHILGIPGIIQSLSFMGRTQKLEIYGPKGIKEIVEMAKNFGYNCIEYEVEVKEIKKNKEVKILEEKDFCFYAYPTKHYIPSYAYIFKEIKKPRLDINKAKELGIKVGPDLKKLKEGIPVKNIHGETIFPEQVLLPPKRGICVAYSGDTLPIEDFALFLKNLDCSLLIHEATFDSSEKSLAEETYHSTVEDAYRIFKLSQAEKLILTHISARYDKEENFLIYKRDVERFNDNIEISEDLKKYEVRV; this is encoded by the coding sequence TTGTTAGAAATAACCTTCTTAGGCACTGGGGCAGCAATTCCATCTAAGAGAAGGAACCACATGGGAATAGCATTAAAATTTAATGGAGACATCTACTTACTTGACTGTGGTGAAAATATACAGAGACAGTTTTTATATACAAACCTCTCACCTATGAAGATAAAGGCTATTTTTATCACTCACTTACATGGAGATCACATCCTTGGCATTCCTGGGATTATTCAGAGTCTCTCTTTTATGGGAAGAACTCAGAAGTTAGAGATTTATGGACCTAAGGGGATTAAGGAGATTGTTGAGATGGCTAAAAATTTTGGATACAACTGTATAGAGTATGAGGTAGAGGTTAAGGAAATTAAAAAAAATAAAGAGGTTAAAATTTTAGAGGAAAAAGATTTTTGTTTCTATGCTTATCCCACTAAGCATTACATTCCTTCCTATGCATACATATTTAAGGAGATAAAGAAGCCAAGGCTTGACATAAATAAGGCTAAAGAGCTTGGCATAAAAGTGGGGCCTGACTTAAAAAAGTTAAAGGAAGGGATCCCAGTTAAAAACATTCATGGAGAAACTATTTTCCCTGAGCAAGTTCTTCTGCCCCCAAAAAGAGGAATTTGTGTAGCCTACAGTGGAGACACCTTACCAATAGAAGACTTTGCCCTATTTTTAAAAAATTTAGATTGCTCTCTTCTTATTCATGAAGCCACCTTTGACAGCTCTGAGAAGAGCTTAGCAGAAGAGACTTATCATTCAACTGTTGAAGATGCTTATAGAATATTCAAGCTTTCCCAAGCTGAGAAGTTGATATTAACACACATCTCAGCAAGATATGATAAAGAGGAGAACTTTTTAATTTATAAGAGAGATGTAGAGAGATTTAATGACAATATAGAGATATCAGAGGATTTAAAGAAGTATGAGGTGAGAGTTTGA
- a CDS encoding MTAP family purine nucleoside phosphorylase: MIAIIGGTGMAEILNEGRERIIYTKYGKAKILEDDNVIILLRHGLKHNIPPHRINYKANIYALKLLGVDKILAINSVGSLKKEIRPGTFFIPNDFMEFTKRRDDTFYNDRVVHVDLTEPYCPAMRKELKKILDKFNFEYQEGVYICTEGPRFETKSEIKFYSNLGDVVGMTGYPEVVLARELGLCYSSLCNVTNYACGISEDLLSVEEVFETIKKMEEKIVKVVREFINSNFESCKCREAYERGIIC; this comes from the coding sequence TTGATAGCCATTATAGGAGGAACAGGAATGGCTGAAATTTTGAATGAAGGAAGAGAAAGGATAATCTATACAAAGTATGGAAAGGCTAAGATTTTAGAAGATGATAATGTTATTATCTTACTAAGACATGGTTTAAAGCATAACATTCCACCACATAGGATAAACTATAAAGCTAATATCTATGCTCTAAAGCTCTTAGGAGTAGATAAAATTTTAGCTATAAACTCTGTTGGTTCCCTAAAAAAAGAGATAAGGCCAGGAACTTTTTTTATTCCAAATGATTTTATGGAATTTACAAAGAGAAGAGATGACACTTTTTACAATGATAGGGTTGTTCATGTTGACCTCACTGAACCTTACTGTCCAGCTATGAGGAAAGAGCTTAAAAAAATTTTAGACAAGTTTAACTTTGAGTATCAAGAAGGGGTTTACATTTGTACAGAGGGGCCAAGGTTTGAAACTAAGAGTGAAATAAAATTCTATTCTAACCTTGGAGATGTTGTTGGAATGACTGGTTATCCAGAGGTTGTTTTAGCCAGAGAGCTTGGTTTATGCTACTCCTCTCTCTGTAATGTTACAAACTATGCCTGTGGAATCTCTGAAGATCTGTTAAGTGTTGAAGAAGTCTTTGAGACCATAAAGAAGATGGAGGAGAAGATAGTTAAGGTGGTTAGAGAGTTTATAAACTCTAATTTTGAAAGCTGTAAGTGTAGAGAAGCCTACGAGAGGGGGATAATTTGTTAA